The Wansuia hejianensis genomic interval ATGGAAGAGCTGGAATCAGGACGCCAGAATCTTCATGCGTATAAAGCGCCTGAGAAGGAAGCCACTACTATCACCTATGTACCGCTGGACGGCGATCTCGGCCTGATTTCAGACGGGGCCGGAACCGGCATGCTGACTCTGGACTTGTTGAATGATGCGGGCGGCCATGTGGCCAGCTTCTGTGAACTGGGCGGGATGACCTCAGCAGAGGTCATGTACCGGGCCATGGATCTGACACTGACCGGGCATCCGGAGGTGAAAGGCGTGATTATTGTGCTGATCGGCGGATTTAACCGCATGGACAATATGGCCTGCGGCATCACCAGATACGTAGAAGAGCACGATGTGAAAATCCCCATATTCACCAGGATGTGCGGCACAATGGAAGAAGTGGGGCTTGAAACTATGAAAAAAGCGGGTATGCCTACCTATAGCATCCTGACGGACACGGTAAAAGAGTTTGTAGAACAGGTTGAAGGAGGTGCAGAGAAATGTCAATCCTGATTAATAAGGATTCCAAGGTTCTTGTACAGGCGATTACGGGCAAATCCGGTTCTCTGCAGACCAAGGTAATGCTGGAGGCGGGCACCAACATTGTGGCTGGGGTCACGCCGGGAAAGAGCGGGCAGGAGGTCTATGGTGTACCTGTCTATGATTACATATCCGAGGCGAAGGCGGAACATGAGTTTGATACAGTGATCTGTTTTGTGCCGCCGGCAGGAGCGAAGGACGCCTGTTTTGAGGCGATTGATGCAGGCATTAAGGTGCTGGTGCTGACCACAGAGGAGATTGCTCTCCATGATGTGGTGGAGATCATTGCCTATGCAAAAGCACATGATACGGTCCTGGTGGGACCGGGCTGTGCAGGTGTGATCATTCCAGGCGTGTGCAAAGTGGGCGCTCATCCGATCCGTTTTTTCACAAAGGGCCGTGTGGGCGTAGTCTCCAAGAGCGGAGCACTGTCCTATGAGATCGGAAAGACGCTGACAGACGCTGGAATCGGCCAGTCCGGCGTGGTTGCCATCGGCGGCGGCCCGATCTGGGGATTTACCCAGAGAGACGCCGTAGCCCTTTATGAAGAAGATCCGGACACCGATGTCATCGTGCTGCTGGGTGAGATCGGAGGCGGTTCAGAGGAAGAGGCGGCAGCCTATATCAAAGAGCATGTGAAGAAGCCGGTGGTTTCCCTGATTGTGGGCAGGAATGCGCCTCAGGGCAAGAGTCTGGGCCATGCGGGCGCTATTGTGAGCGGCAATGTGGGAACCGCCAAGACAAAGATCGCGGCGCTTCAGGATGCAGGCGTTCATGTGGTGAAGAATCCTGTTGAAATGGTTGAGACCATCCGGTCTTTGATTGTGTGAAAATGGAAAGTGAGGAATTTACCATGGCGGTATATATTGATAAGGAGCTTTGCAAAAGCTGTAAAATCTGCATGAATATCTGTCCGAAGAACGTGTTTGAGATCACTCATCATGTGAATAAGAAAGGATATAACTATGTGGAAGCAGTCAGAGAAGAAGACTGCATAAGCTGCGGCCAGTGTGAGACATCCTGCCCTGATTTCGTTATTCACGTGGAATGACTGAAAAGATAAGGAAGCGGTAGTATGAAAAAAACCATTGGTATCATAGGGGGCATGGGGCCGCTGGCAACCTGTGACCTGTTCAGGAAAATTATAGACACAACCGATGCGGGGTGCGATCAGGAGCATGTCCGTGTCTGCATCGACAATAATACGGAGATTGCGGACAGGACGGAAGCTATCCTGAACGGAGGCAAAGATCCTGTTCCGGAAATTGTGAAAAGCGCCGTGCGCCTCCAGGGAATGGGCTCCGACGTACTCATCATGCCCTGTAACACAGCTCATTTTTTCTATGACCGCATTACGCCCTATGTGGATATCCCTTTCCTCCACATGATCAGGGAAACGGCCAGGGAGTTGAAGTGTAGGGGAATTAAAAAAGCGGGGCTTCTGGCGACTGACGGCACTTGCAGGTCAGGAGTCTATAAGACGGCGTTTGATGCTGCAGGGGTAGAAATGTGTGTACCTTCCGGAGAAAACCAGCGGGCTGTTATGGATGTTATCTACAAGGGTGTGAAGGCTGGAAATCTGTCCATTGATCTGAACGGCTTTTACTATACGATGGATGACCTGTTTGCAAAAGGGGCGGAGGTGCTGGTGCTCGGGTGTACGGAGCTTCCGGTGGCTTTTGAGCTGTTCCACATTGACAGGCCGAACATTGATCCCACCCTTGTGCTGGCTGAGGCAGCTGTGCGGTTTGTGGGGGCGAAGATCAGAAACCAGGCGGTTATTAAAGAAACGGATAAAGGAGGATTGTCATGTTAAGCAAAATCGTGCAGAATATCACTCCGTCTGCTACATGTGAGCTGGAGGGAGTTGTAGCCGATATGAAAGCGGCGGGCGTGGATGTGATCGGCCTGAACGCCGGAGAACCGGATTTTGACACTCCGGAAAACATCCGGAATGCCTGTAAAAAGGCCCTGGATGAGGGAAAGACCAGATACATTAATGTTCCGGGAATTGCTGAGCTTCGCCGCGCTATTTGCAGGAAGCTGAAGAAGGACAATCATGTGGAATATGCGCCGGAACAGATCTGTGTGTCAACGGGAGCGAAACAGGCGCTGAATAATGCGGTGATGGCTGTTGTGAATCCAGGTGACGAGGTGATTATTCCCATGCCTGGATGGGTGAGCTATGTAGAAATTGTCAAGCTGGTGGGCGGAGTGCCCGTATGTGTGGATACGGATGAGAATTTCCAGCTGGATCTGGCTGCGATAGAAAAGGCTGTCACGCCCAGGACCGCGGCGGTTTTGATCAATACGCCCAACAACCCGACGGGGGCTGTTTACAGCCGGGAGAGCCTGGAAGCTCTGGCAGAGCTCGCAGTTCGGAATGACTTTTATATCATTTCCGATGAAGTCTATGAAAAGCTGATCTATAACGGCAGGGTCCATGAATGTGTAGCTTCATTTTCAGAT includes:
- the sucD gene encoding succinate--CoA ligase subunit alpha, encoding MSILINKDSKVLVQAITGKSGSLQTKVMLEAGTNIVAGVTPGKSGQEVYGVPVYDYISEAKAEHEFDTVICFVPPAGAKDACFEAIDAGIKVLVLTTEEIALHDVVEIIAYAKAHDTVLVGPGCAGVIIPGVCKVGAHPIRFFTKGRVGVVSKSGALSYEIGKTLTDAGIGQSGVVAIGGGPIWGFTQRDAVALYEEDPDTDVIVLLGEIGGGSEEEAAAYIKEHVKKPVVSLIVGRNAPQGKSLGHAGAIVSGNVGTAKTKIAALQDAGVHVVKNPVEMVETIRSLIV
- the cuyB gene encoding cysteate racemase, with amino-acid sequence MKKTIGIIGGMGPLATCDLFRKIIDTTDAGCDQEHVRVCIDNNTEIADRTEAILNGGKDPVPEIVKSAVRLQGMGSDVLIMPCNTAHFFYDRITPYVDIPFLHMIRETARELKCRGIKKAGLLATDGTCRSGVYKTAFDAAGVEMCVPSGENQRAVMDVIYKGVKAGNLSIDLNGFYYTMDDLFAKGAEVLVLGCTELPVAFELFHIDRPNIDPTLVLAEAAVRFVGAKIRNQAVIKETDKGGLSC
- a CDS encoding 4Fe-4S binding protein, which produces MAVYIDKELCKSCKICMNICPKNVFEITHHVNKKGYNYVEAVREEDCISCGQCETSCPDFVIHVE
- a CDS encoding pyridoxal phosphate-dependent aminotransferase, whose amino-acid sequence is MLSKIVQNITPSATCELEGVVADMKAAGVDVIGLNAGEPDFDTPENIRNACKKALDEGKTRYINVPGIAELRRAICRKLKKDNHVEYAPEQICVSTGAKQALNNAVMAVVNPGDEVIIPMPGWVSYVEIVKLVGGVPVCVDTDENFQLDLAAIEKAVTPRTAAVLINTPNNPTGAVYSRESLEALAELAVRNDFYIISDEVYEKLIYNGRVHECVASFSDAAYEHSIIINGMSKAFAMTGWRCGYTAAPAAVAAGISAIQGHTTSNSCTFVQWAALEALEHNDDTVREMVGEYAKRKDYTYERLSAMKGISCANVDGAFYLLPDISYYFDKSFDGKKLEDSFGFCSYILEKAHVAIVPGGAFNAPKCVRIAYTNSLDKIREGLDRMEKALGELV